Below is a genomic region from Timaviella obliquedivisa GSE-PSE-MK23-08B.
TCAACCGAATGGGTTAATCAGCCTGGTCGTGCCTAATAAATTAGCCTCTGCAGACTATGCCTCTGGAGCGCGATCGCTCTTAGCAACAGCTAGCCAAATCATTACTGTTCACGACTACTCCCGAAGTGCAGCATTTGAAGCGGCAGTTTATCCATTAGTGTTTGTCGCTAAAAAGAGAGCTATGCCGCTAGAAAAAAAGGAACCCGGCGCAGTGTGGGTAATCGCCGCTACGGTTCAGCAGTCCCAACTCCTCGATCGCCTTCGAGATCATTTTCCTAAGCTGGAGGCGATCGCCCAAGTGAATGGAGCGGCAACGGTTGCGGAAGCTTACGCCATGCAGGAATTGATTGAAGAAGGACAGCCTCAAGCAGAAGGACAGAGCAATCATCATTTGCGAATGGTGAACAGTGGCACAATCGATCCCTACTGTTTCTTGTGGGGCAAAAAACCAATGCGATATTTGGGACAGTCTTACTTGTATCCTGTGATTGTAAAATGCGATCGCCTGCCACCCAAGCGGCTACAGCAAGCCAAACAACCGAAAATCATTGTTTCTGGCATGACTCAACGCTTAGAATGCGCGATCGATCAGGATGGCTCCTTCCTGGCAGGAAAGTCAACCTCTATCATTTTTTCATCTCAAACCTGTGATCTATACCCTCTCTTAGGGGTTCTCAATAGCAGTCTCATCAGCTTCTACTTGAAGAGTTACTTTAGTGGAAATAGATTGAAAGGTAATTATCTTCGGATTGGTTCGCCCCAGCTTCGACAAATTCCTATTTGCTTACCGAAGAACCCTGCACTCATGATTAAACTTATTAGGCAGCGGCTTACAGAAACCATTCCCATCCGATTGCAAACACTTGATCATCAGATCGATCAACTTGTATATCAACTCTACGAGCTAACAGACTTAGAGATTCAAATGATTGAACGCGCTAAGCTTTAGGTTTTGCCAGAATTGCGGCGATTAGAGCAGGCGTTCCACCAATCATGCCGAAGATAATCCAGCGCTGGAGGTTTA
It encodes:
- a CDS encoding N-6 DNA methylase → MVKPTSLKWVNTWFKAIAADLMTQESGLTPTELYVRVQSHILDTLYYEVCKRHPVSLPGFEVPQQPTHGIKAPPIPDINAKGLGEIYEQILSHNPTEKKTDGAYYTPTQLVDFVIKNTVRVWQGGLPTVLDPACGGGVFLLAAYQELLDRRSQNMGRSLSRIEREQILLDCIHGVDINPQAVTVTQLSLLLKLLENQPPSPQPLPDLRRNIHCGNAVISEDFEGHNSSQNQTLVWQKAFPNILRSNGFNIIIGNPPYVDSEWMTKYLPGWRQYCTHHYKSATGNWDLFCIFIEKALTLCQPNGLISLVVPNKLASADYASGARSLLATASQIITVHDYSRSAAFEAAVYPLVFVAKKRAMPLEKKEPGAVWVIAATVQQSQLLDRLRDHFPKLEAIAQVNGAATVAEAYAMQELIEEGQPQAEGQSNHHLRMVNSGTIDPYCFLWGKKPMRYLGQSYLYPVIVKCDRLPPKRLQQAKQPKIIVSGMTQRLECAIDQDGSFLAGKSTSIIFSSQTCDLYPLLGVLNSSLISFYLKSYFSGNRLKGNYLRIGSPQLRQIPICLPKNPALMIKLIRQRLTETIPIRLQTLDHQIDQLVYQLYELTDLEIQMIERAKL